The Stigmatopora argus isolate UIUO_Sarg chromosome 16, RoL_Sarg_1.0, whole genome shotgun sequence genome has a window encoding:
- the ora5 gene encoding C-X-C chemokine receptor type 1 has protein sequence MDTEELVESIVRGLMFLAGIIGNNFLAIRSIPSGRSGISTNDVLLLNLAVSNLITNYLVDLPDTIADFAGHWFLGEAYCGVFRFCADLSESSSIFTTFFISAFWHQKLVGSLKRGGAPVKLDNMALVLSLLAGSWATALAFSAPHFFFVKVEGGNGSEKDCVDVFPDAFSRQIYDIFYLTLANAVPLAGMLFASGRIAATLLKLNRRIQGQTEEPGKGGGPDAGLGTVSQMQSGAAPSERSRKPNSGRQVRAAKSVVAVASVFLVCWLTHLLLRISNNFHTSSLVVEVASYVAASYTCIIPYIFLHGVKKLSCSCTR, from the coding sequence ATGGACACGGAGGAGTTGGTGGAATCCATCGTCCGAGGGCTCATGTTTTTAGCGGGGATTATCGGTAACAACTTTTTGGCCATCCGATCCATCCCTTCCGGGAGATCTGGCATCTCCACCAACGACGTGCTCCTCCTCAACCTGGCCGTCTCCAACCTGATCACCAACTACCTGGTGGACCTTCCCGACACCATCGCCGACTTCGCCGGCCACTGGTTCCTGGGCGAGGCCTACTGCGGCGTCTTCCGCTTCTGCGCCGACCTGTCTGAGAGCAGCAGCATCTTCACCACCTTCTTCATCAGCGCCTTCTGGCACCAGAAGCTGGTGGGCTCCTTAAAACGGGGCGGCGCGCCCGTCAAACTGGACAACATGGCCTTGGTCCTGAGCCTGCTGGCCGGCAGCTGGGCCACGGCGTTGGCTTTCAGCGCGCCGCATTTTTTCTTCGTGAAAGTCGAGGGGGGCAACGGGAGCGAGAAAGACTGCGTGGACGTCTTCCCGGACGCCTTCTCCAGACAAATATACGACATCTTCTACCTGACGCTGGCCAACGCCGTGCCTCTGGCCGGGATGCTGTTCGCCAGCGGACGCATCGCAGCGACCTTGTTGAAGCTCAACCGCCGAATCCAGGGTCAGACGGAAGAGCCGGGAAAAGGCGGGGGTCCCGACGCGGGGCTCGGGACCGTTTCCCAAATGCAGAGCGGGGCGGCCCCGTCCGAGCGCTCCAGGAAACCCAATTCGGGCCGGCAAGTGCGGGCGGCCAAGAGCGTGGTGGCGGTGGCCAGCGTGTTCCTGGTGTGCTGGCTGACTCATCTGCTGCTGCGGATCTCCAACAATTTCCACACCTCCTCGCTGGTGGTGGAGGTGGCCAGCTATGTTGCAGCCTCCTACACCTGCATCATACCATACATTTTCCTCCACGGAGTCAAAAAGCTCTCATGCTCGTGCACAAGATAG